The window GGCCATCGCGCTAGCGTTGGTCAGCTTCGGCCATTCACCGGTGCTGACTGCCGTGTTGCTCGGGCTCTGGGGACTGGTTGCTACCGCCGCGCCGGTCGGCTGGTGGACATGGCTGGCGCAAACGCTGCCGGATGATGCCGAAGCCGGAGGCGGCTTGCTCGTGGCCATTGTTCAACTGGCGATCGCGGGAGGGGCAATCATTGGCGGTCTGGCTTTTGATCTGAGTGGTTACAAAGCCACATTCGAGCTCAGTGCTGCGGTGTTGGTCGCCGCGTCTGTGCTGGCCTGGCTGGCGGGTCGCAATGCCACTGAAGTTCATCTTGTTGAGTCGGCAGCTCATTCGAGCGCTGTGTCCGGCGAAGCTGGTTCCCGATTTGTCTGATCAAGCAGGAAGCTGCTCAATGCGCCAATGACGGCTGGGTAGCGACCGAGACAGTGAAGATCACAACAAACAGCACGACGACTGCCCAGAACATCACCATGATTGTCCGCATGACGACCTTAAGGCCTTGATAAAGCCTGCGCAGCCAATGGCCTTCAGGTTTTGCTTCTGCGCGGGTTCTGAGTACGCCTTTCAAATAAAAGCCGAGCAGCGCAAGCAGTGCGCCATCTATCGCCAGCGCAGGCAGGCCGGCTATGGGGAAAATGCTTTCCCACCGATAGAAAGAAGACCGGCTCAGAAAGACCACATAACAAGTCAGACTGCCGTAGGGCAGTGCTCTCCACCATTTGCCGGCCAGCGCGCCGACCATCAGGCACATGATCACCATGAACGGGCTGAGGAGAATATGGAGCATCCACTCCAGTACGTTGGGCAAGTAGTCCGGGGAATGGATTTTGCGCCAGAGGTGTTCCAACATTGTTTGGGTTCCTGCCTTCTAGGGAGTCAGTGCTGCTGCGGTGCTTCCGTGCTGCTGGACGGTATCGGCGTGTTTTCGGGTTACATGAGGGCTGCGCAAGCGATCCACCCATGTGGAGCAGGTCGCGCGTCCCCCAGAAACGACAAAGCCCTGAATAGTCAGGGCTTTGTTGTATCCAGTGGAAGAACGGTTGCATGGGCTGATAGAGAACACCTGCTTTACGCCTCCACTCTCAGCAAAGGGCCGCCCCCTGATGAACTCATTCACTGAGCATGTCGCCAGTTTGACGTCTTTTCCTTACACAATTGATCGTCAAAAGCACGCCGGCTGCAATGCCTTGTGTTCCGCACATAAGCCAGATTAGGCCTATGTGAAAAAGGACCCAGGCACTCAAACCTAGAATCAGTGTTAACAAAACCCCAAGTAAAAGTAGTGGCAGGTGTTGCACAGAGGGGCTGTCCTCCAGCGAGTCGGAAAAAATGCTCCAGCATGCCCATTGCGAGAACAGCGACAGCAGAAGCCACAACATGATCACCCCCCAACCTGAAAAGGATTGTGAGGTGAACAGGTTAATCGTCGAGGTGATGGTGAACCAAAGAGTGAAGACGAATGTAGTGCTTGAAGGTACGGTATAGGCTGGAAGGGCAATGGCTATCTGAATCAACTTGAGTGTTTGCAATCGAGTCATTCATACGCTCCCTGCAAGTTGAATTTCACCGCTTCCTGTGGATTCTTCAGTGACTATAGATCAGGAGTCCTTCGAGGGGAGCATGCTGACGGTCAGCTTCTGGCCGAAAGCGGACGTTCCTTAGCGGCCACTGTCTGCTGACATTAGGCGAATGGGCCCGTGGCGGTGGCTGCCAGAGAGCGGAAGAAGCTAGCGGCAGATTTGCGACAGGGTGTCGACTCGATTTCCGGGTTATCGATATCTTTCTCGGCATACACCAGCGTGGCATCGCCATTTAAGCTTGCTGAAACGTTTCATCACGTTTATAAAAAGCGCACAACTCCAAGAAAGGCTGCTGCCATGACCCCGCTCAAACTCGTTGTTGCCCTCAGCGCACTGTCCGCTGCCTCCCACGCCATGGCCTGGGATTACGTTCTACTCGACACCGACAAAGCCGCCCAGAACTGGCAGATCACCAGCCAGCAACTCGGCATAAAAACCGATAAACCCTTCAGCGTTAGCCTGCGCACCTTGCATGGCGGTCGGCAGGAAGGCGTCAGCATTGTCGACATCGATAACGGTACGATGAAACTCTCGGTAGTGCCGACACGGGGAATGAATGTCTTGCAGGCCTCGGTCGGCAATGTGCGCATGGGCTGGGATTCGCCGGTCAGGGAAGTGGTCAATCCGTCCTTCATCGAACTCAATGGCCGCGGTGGTTTGGGCTGGTTGGAAGGTTTCAATGAGCTGGTCACCCGCTGCGGATACGAATGGGTCGGCCACCCCGGCGTCGACAACGGCGAACTGCTGACCCTGCACGGTCGAGCCGCCAACATTCCCGCAAACAAAGTCACCCTGCACATCGATGAAATACCACCGTACGCCATCACCCTGCGCGGCGAACTGAAAGAGCAGGCGTTCAAGAAGGTCGACTTCTCCGTCGCGACGGAACTGGTCACCGAACCCGGCAGCGTAGTGTTCGCCCTCAACGACACCCTGACCAACAACGGCGACTATCCGAAGGAATACCAGGCGCTGTATCACAGTAACTTCAGCACCCCGTTCCTGGAGCAGGGCGCTCGTTTCGCCGCGCCGGTGAAGCAAGTGTCGCCGTTCAACGACAAGGCCAAGGGCGATCTGCCCGAATGGCAAACCTACCGCGCGCCGACCAAGGACTACGACGAAACGGTTTACAACGTGGTGCCGTATGCCGATGCGAAGGGCGATACGTTGACCGTGTTGCATAACAAGGCCGGCAGCCTGGGCGTTTCGGTCGGTTTCAATACGCAGACACTGCCGGTGTTTTCCCTGTGGAAAAACACCGATACCCAAGGCCAGGGCTATGTTACGGGGCTGGAGCCGGGGACAAGTTTTTCCTACAACCGCCGTTATCAGCGGCCACTGAACCTAGTGCCGACAATTGGGCCGAAGGAACACAAGCAGTTCCGCATCAGCTACAGCTTGTTGGCGGATAAGGCGGCAGTGGATAAGGCCTTGAAGCAGGTGAGCGAGATTCAGGGTGGGCGCGAGACGGAGGTGCGGGAGACGCCGTTGGTTGATCTGACCAAGGGGTGACTTCGACCTGGGCATTGTCGACCGATGAGCTGCTCGCAACGACAGAGACTGTCGGCTCTTGGCCGACTGCTGCCTTTGGCGAAGGTCAGGCTTGAGTGGATTTCTAATCCTCACGAGAGGCACTAACCGGCCACCTTTGCCAAAGAGCATTGCCAAACGACCACTTTCACCATAAGCCGGCCAGAACAACCTGTAGGCTTACAGGTGTGAACTTTTTAAAGTGCCATATCTTTTTTTGAACGCATGGACTATCGACACAGATAGCAGTGAGACCTCCAGTGAGGAAACCGTAATCACAATACCCGCCGACAAAGGCCCAGCAACCCGGCCAACAGTAACAACGATGCGTCGGACGCGAAATGCAGCCTCCGCACGATGTTTATCAACGGTTTCCGCAGGATAGATGCCCAAAAGAGGCTGGATCATTCCAAATGCTGATTCAGCGATCACATCGATCAGTATCAGCGCATCAAGCGAATACCAGTTTGCGGCAAAAAAGTATCGCAATACGCTGGCCATCAAGATCGCAAAACAGCCCACCTTGAGCGCCGTACTGCGGCGCATCGACTCAACACGCGGCGCCAGACACAACATCGAAATGATCGCCGCGAGTGCGAGCGCTGTTTCGTAGGCGGCCAACTCCAGCAGGCTTCCTCGCTGCACGATGATCAGCGGTAGCGTGATATTCCAGCAACCGAGGTAGATCCAAAGTAACAAGTCCAGGCAAAGATACTTTCGAAATGTACGAAAGGGGTGACTTCCTTGCCCCGCACCTTGTTGTTTGGGATGTCATTCGCACGCGCCGAATTATCCGCAATGCGGCTGCGCAAATATCAGCTTATACCTGCGCTGACATCCGGTGATGCTCCAGCAAGAAGTCCACGAACAACCGCACCCGCGCCGGCATCGCCGCGCCACCGACGAACACCGCATGAATCGGTTCCTGATCCCCCGGGTTCCACGCTTCCAACAGCGCAATCAGGTCGCCGCGCTGCAGATCCTCACTCACGCTGAACTCTCCGATACGGGCAATGCCAGCGCCCACTCGCGCGAGTTGTGCCAGCGCTTCACCGCTACTGCATTCGATGTTGCCGCTGACCTTCAGGGAAAACTCTTTGCCATCGCGGATGAACGGCCAGTTGGGTTCGGCACGCTTGAAATTGAAGCGCAGGCAGTTGTGCTGGAGCAGGTCTTCCGGTTCCTGCGGGATGCCGTGGCGCTGCAGATACTCCGGCGATGCCACCACAACCTGGCCGGTGGTGCCGATCCTGCGTGCGCTCAGCGGGCTGTCGGGCAGGTGGCCGAAGCGCACTGCGACGTCGGCTTGTCCGGCGAGAATATCGACCACTTCGTCGCCGAGGGTGAGGTCGACAACGATGTTCGGGTAACGCGCGCTGAAGGCTGCGACCAAGGGAACTATGGCCAGGCGTCCATGGACAAGGGCGGCACTGACCCGCAATCGCCCCTTGGGCACACCTTGGTCGGCAATGGCTTCTTCGACCTCATCCATGTCGGCGAGGATCCGCCGGGCGCCGCGCAGGAACGCTTCGCCCTCGGCGGTGAAGGTGATCGCTCGAGTGGTGCGCAACAGCAGGCGGGTGCCAAGCCGTTGCTCGGTGCGCGCGATGATCCGACTGACAGCCGAGGGTGTCAGGCCCAGTGCACGCGCGGCGGCCGACAGGCTGCCTTCCTGCGCCACGGTGGTGAACACGCTCATTTCACCTGACCTGCCGTTGAAATCCACTTGTGCCTCCTACGCAAAGGTGATTGCCAAAAATGCTATCTACCGCCTGAAAAGACGGGATCGTAGCATTGGCGGCATAGATAAGGAGTTTTCCATGCGTATCAATCCACCACTTGTTGCACTCGCCATCGGTGCCTTCGGCATCGGTGTCACAGAATTCGCCCCCATGGGCATGTTGCCGGGTATGGCCGCGGATCTGGGCGTTTCCATTCCCGCTGCCGGTTTGCTCGTCAGCGCTTATGCGCTGGGCGTATTGCTCGGCGCACCGCTGATGACCCTGACCACCGGCAAGATTCCCCGGCGCTCTCTGCTGATCGGGCTCATGGCGATTTTCACCCTCGGTAATCTGATGTCAGCGTTGGCCACCGATTACTACAGCCTCATGATCGCCAGGGTCGTAACCTCACTGAACCACGGAGCCTTCTTTGGCGTTGGCTCCGTCGTCGCCGCCACCCTGGTCGCTCCGGAGAAACGTGCCGGGGCGGTCGCGGCGATGTTCATGGGCCTGACGCTGGCGACCATCGGCGGTGTGCCGCTGGCCGCCTGGTTTGGCGAAATGTTTGGTTGGCGCACCGCTTTCTGGGGCATTACCGGCCTGGGCGTGGTGACGATGGCCTCGTTGTGGTTCGCCTTGCCCAACGTGCGGGCGCCGCAAAGTGTCGGTGTCATGGCAGAAATTCGAGTGCTGGGGCGCGGCCCGGTGCTGGCCGCGTTGGCCCTGACCGTGGTCGGCTCGAGCGCCATGTTCACAGTCTTCACCTACATCGCACCAATCCTCAGCAGCGAGCCCCATGCGTCCACCGCTTACATCACTGCCATGCTGATGCTTTACGGTGTCGGGTTGACGCTGGGCAACATGTGGGGCGGCAAGGCTGCTGACCGCTCGATCGATCGCACCCTGATCGTCTCGCTGAGCGTAC of the Pseudomonas sp. Seg1 genome contains:
- a CDS encoding aldose 1-epimerase family protein — protein: MTPLKLVVALSALSAASHAMAWDYVLLDTDKAAQNWQITSQQLGIKTDKPFSVSLRTLHGGRQEGVSIVDIDNGTMKLSVVPTRGMNVLQASVGNVRMGWDSPVREVVNPSFIELNGRGGLGWLEGFNELVTRCGYEWVGHPGVDNGELLTLHGRAANIPANKVTLHIDEIPPYAITLRGELKEQAFKKVDFSVATELVTEPGSVVFALNDTLTNNGDYPKEYQALYHSNFSTPFLEQGARFAAPVKQVSPFNDKAKGDLPEWQTYRAPTKDYDETVYNVVPYADAKGDTLTVLHNKAGSLGVSVGFNTQTLPVFSLWKNTDTQGQGYVTGLEPGTSFSYNRRYQRPLNLVPTIGPKEHKQFRISYSLLADKAAVDKALKQVSEIQGGRETEVRETPLVDLTKG
- a CDS encoding LysR family transcriptional regulator, whose product is MDFNGRSGEMSVFTTVAQEGSLSAAARALGLTPSAVSRIIARTEQRLGTRLLLRTTRAITFTAEGEAFLRGARRILADMDEVEEAIADQGVPKGRLRVSAALVHGRLAIVPLVAAFSARYPNIVVDLTLGDEVVDILAGQADVAVRFGHLPDSPLSARRIGTTGQVVVASPEYLQRHGIPQEPEDLLQHNCLRFNFKRAEPNWPFIRDGKEFSLKVSGNIECSSGEALAQLARVGAGIARIGEFSVSEDLQRGDLIALLEAWNPGDQEPIHAVFVGGAAMPARVRLFVDFLLEHHRMSAQV
- a CDS encoding MFS transporter — encoded protein: MRINPPLVALAIGAFGIGVTEFAPMGMLPGMAADLGVSIPAAGLLVSAYALGVLLGAPLMTLTTGKIPRRSLLIGLMAIFTLGNLMSALATDYYSLMIARVVTSLNHGAFFGVGSVVAATLVAPEKRAGAVAAMFMGLTLATIGGVPLAAWFGEMFGWRTAFWGITGLGVVTMASLWFALPNVRAPQSVGVMAEIRVLGRGPVLAALALTVVGSSAMFTVFTYIAPILSSEPHASTAYITAMLMLYGVGLTLGNMWGGKAADRSIDRTLIVSLSVLILVLLAFTVLMRWPLPAAVAILIWGIASFALVPPLQMRVMEAAKDAPNLASAVNIGAFNFGNAIGAALGGAVISSGLGYPAISLAGAAMAGLGLLMVLAFAWRSRTVEAAVV